One region of Quercus lobata isolate SW786 chromosome 2, ValleyOak3.0 Primary Assembly, whole genome shotgun sequence genomic DNA includes:
- the LOC115977039 gene encoding nudix hydrolase 19, chloroplastic, whose amino-acid sequence MFFSLLSQTSPLFSLSKKLSFLHTLTKTLSRLTITKTISTSTMAINLKPHAFAGNPLRSKTPKAEDPFAPIPALETLKTQLLDSTTEHHVSPPTFKVLPFRKGRPLASSNGGVGDLVPNWNLGWISLADCKDYLANSGVQLNGDSLVYLGSRPEDDVVYWAIDVSDEGGLVTEFATKQLSFVEVRTLMVATDWADSVAMGELAIAGHARALLEWHSISRFCGHCGEKMVPIEAGSRKQCSNELCKKKVYPRVDPVVIMLIIDRENDCALLSKQSRFVPRMWSCLAGFIEPGESLEEAVRRETWEETGIEVGEVVYHSSQPWPVGPSSMPCQLMVGFHAYAKSLEINVDKEELEDAQWHNREDVKKALTFAEYQKAQRTAAVKVEQMCKGVEKGQNLAADFNVESGELATMFVPGPFAIAHHLISSWVYQDSFNGVEAHLKLPRSGSMSSL is encoded by the exons AtgttcttctctctcctctctcaaacctcacctctcttttctctctctaaaaaactctcttttcttCATACCTTAACCAAAACTCTCTCTCGCCTCACCATAACCAAAACCATATCCACATCCACCATGGCTATAAACTTGAAGCCCCATGCTTTTGCAGGCAACCCTTTGAGATCCAAGACCCCAAAAGCTGAAGACCCATTTGCACCAATCCCAGCCCTTGAGACCCTCAAGACCCAGCTCTTAGATTCCACCACTGAGCACCATGTCTCTCCACCTACTTTCAAGGTCCTACCTTTCAGAAAAGGCAGgcccttggcatcttccaatggtGGGGTTGGTGACTTGGTACCAAATTGGAATCTGGGTTGGATTAGTTTGGCTGATTGTAAAGATTACTTGGCCAATTCTGGGGTCCAATTGAATGGGGACTCCTTGGTTTATCTGGGTTCCAGGCCTGAGGATGATGTTGTTTATTGGGCTATTGATGTTTCTGATGAGGGTGGTCTGGTTACTGAATTTGCTACCAAGCAGCTCAGTTTTGTTGAGGTTAGGACGCTAATGGTAGCCACAGATTGGGCTGATTCCGTGGCTATGGGGGAATTGGCTATTGCTGGACAT GCCAGGGCATTGCTAGAATGGCATAGCATATCAAGATTTTGTGGACACTGTGGTGAGAAAATGGTCCCCATAGAAGCTGGGAGCCGAAAGCAATGTTCAAATGAGTTATGCAAAAAGAAGGTTTATCCTCGTGTTGATCCG GTTGTCATTATGTTGATCATTGATAGAGAGAATGACTGTGCACTCTTAAGCAAACAATCAAGATTTGTACCCCGAATGTGGAGTTGCTTAGCTGGTTTTATAGAG CCAGGAGAAAGCTTGGAAGAGGCTGTGAGAAGAGAAACATGGGAGGAGACTGGTATTGAAGTAGGAGAAGTTGTATATCATAGTTCACAGCCATGGCCTG TTGGGCCAAGTAGCATGCCGTGCCAGTTGATGGTTGGGTTTCATGCATATGCAAAATCACTAGAAATAAATGTGGACAAGGAAGAGTTGGAAG ATGCTCAGTGGCATAATAGGGAAGATGTGAAAAAAGCTCTGACATTTGCTGAATACCAAAAAGCTCAAAGAACAGCTGCAGTCAAGGTAGAACAGATGTGCAAGGGGGTTGAGAAAGGACAAAACTTGGCTGCGGATTTCAATGTGGAAAGCGGTGAACTTGCAACCATGTTTGTCCCAGGGCCATTTGCTATCGCCCATCATCTCATATCTTCCTGGGTCTACCAGGATTCATTCAATGGTGTTGAAGCTCATTTAAAACTACCTAGAAGTGGTTCTATGTCGAGTTTGTAG
- the LOC115977040 gene encoding uncharacterized protein LOC115977040 isoform X2 has translation MTILFHILNCPPVLLGRVSMNKTPYRRRSNLSVAVQISSVSIQTDDSENLIESKKILGSGMALKRSQTPNSLLRQPNTIGVIGGVSVYSTLIFLEKLVRWSSKDGQECVPFVVCSDPALSKELPVLSSFHSVNDRNAQTQFNHGHIVRDLQQKRLFLEQSGACCIVMPCHLSHVWHSEVSKGCSLPFLHVGDCVAMELSKADLRPLEAGSNVRIGVLATGATLKAGVYQEKLQSQGFEVVLPDQATMHHIILPAIEAFYRRDITGARNLLRIAVQVLLVRAVNTVILASDEMQGLLPHDDPLLKKCIDPMDALARSTIRWATSTEKVVKDGSSLVITPSSIPSSAIRRPDADLSSDERFKEVLEDSDDEPTMKKRVSDSDKEDSGEHETKALDIPEEPETVADITMPTAPIPATPATPVSATLAALTSTGPGPILTGVTAPSQFEVDSSSATIPDPTSEAAAFFTRFDQPEVNDLDPADFWGTRSSYVDFHDFRVPEECAPHLEGIYRSRGDFMRGFLFGRSAREHFLKLLGSVMNDIEHNSIDTISAEKILQWRAAVQELIRVGFAVEFMLDHLREIARAFFMKKVQPTVDVIDTRIEALKKEVTDLEGRRERLLSGVAGPNRFGDQTLISGLL, from the exons ATGACAATCTTGTTCCACATATTGAATTGCCCACCAGTTCTTCTAGGTAGAGTAAGTATGAATAAAACCCCGTACAGAAGAAGATCAAATTTATCTGTAGCTGTACAAATATCTTCAGTCTCCATACAAACTGATGATagtgaaaatttaattgaatcCAAGAAAATTTTGGGGTCAGGTATGGCTCTAAAAAGAAGTCAGACCCCAAATTCCCTGCTCAGACAACCAAATACAATTGGTGTCATTGGAGGGGTATCTGTTTATTCTACTCTAATTTTCTTGGAAAAGCTTGTCCGGTGGAGCTCTAAAGATGGACAAGAATGTGTACCTTTTGTTGTCTGCAGTGACCCAGCATTAAGTAAGGAGCTTCCTGTTCTTAGCTCATTTCATTCAGTCAATGATAGAAATGCTCAAACCCAATTCAATCATGGCCATATAGTTCGGGATCTGCAGCAAAAAAGGTTGTTTCTTGAGCAATCTGGAGCTTGTTGCATAGTCATGCCATGCCATCTATCACATGTGTGGCACAGTGAGGTTTCTAAGGGATGTTCACTACCCTTCCTTCACGTAGGTGACTGTGTTGCCATGGAGCTCAGCAAAGCAGATTTGAGGCCACTTGAAGCTGGAAGTAATGTGCGGATTGGGGTGCTTGCTACAGGTGCAACTTTAAAGGCTGGTGTTTATCAGGAAAAACTACAAAGTCAG GGTTTTGAGGTTGTGTTGCCAGACCAAGCAACCATGCATCACATTATACTTCCAGCAATTGAAGCATTTTACAGAAGGGACATTACAGGGGCTAGGAATCTTTTAAGAATTGCTGTCCAAGTTCTTTTGGTGAGAGCTGTGAACACTGTAATCCTTGCTTCTGATGAAATGCAGGGTCTTCTGCCTCATGATGATCCTCTTCTTAAGAAATGTATTGACCCCATGGATGCTTTGGCCAGGTCAACTATAAGATGGGCtacatctacagaaaag GTAGTAAAGGATGGTTCTTCTCTGGTGATCACTCCTTCATCTATTCCTAGTTCTGCCATTCGTAGGCCCGATGCAGATCTGTCTTCTGATGAGAGATTTAAGGAAGTTCTTGAGGATTCTGATGATGAGCCTACCATGAAGAAGAGGGTCTCAGATTCCGACAAGGAGGACAGTGGTGAGCACGAGACCAAGGCTCTAG ATATCCCTGAGGAGCCTGAGACTGTAGCAGATATCACAATGCCTACAGCCCCCATTCCTGCCACACCTGCAACTCCTGTTTCTGCCACACTTGCAGCCCTCACTTCTACAGGTCCTG GTCCAATTCTTACTGGTGTAACTGCACCCTCTCAGTTTGAGGTAGACAGCAGCTCTGCTACAATTCCTGATCCCACGAGCGAGGCTGCAGCTTTCTTCACCCGCTTTGACCAGCCCGAGGTCAACGATCTTGATCCTGCGGACTTCTGGGGTACTAGGTCTTCTTATGTTGATTTTCATGACTTCAGGGTTCCTGAGGAATGCGCTCCCCATTTGGAGGGAATCTATAGGAGCCGTGGAGACTTCATGCGGGGGTTTCTTTTCGGTCGTTCTGCAAGAGAGCATTTCTTGAAGTTGTTGGGGAGCGTGATGAATGATATCGAGCATAACTCCATCGATACCATTTCTGCTGAGAAGATCTTGCAGTGGAGAGCCGCAGTTCAGGAGTTGATTAGAGTGGGCTTTGCTGTGGAGTTCATGTTGGACCATTTGCGAGAGATTGCTCGAGCCTTCTTCATGAAGAAGGTTCAACCTACTGTGGATGTTATAGACACGCGCATTGAGGCTTTGAAGAAGGAGGTGACAGACTTGGAGGGACGTCGTGAGCGCCTACTTTCTGGTGTTGCTGGACCCAACCGCTTTGGAGATCAGACCCTTATTTCTGGACTTTTATGA
- the LOC115977040 gene encoding uncharacterized protein LOC115977040 isoform X1, with protein sequence MTILFHILNCPPVLLGRVSMNKTPYRRRSNLSVAVQISSVSIQTDDSENLIESKKILGSGMALKRSQTPNSLLRQPNTIGVIGGVSVYSTLIFLEKLVRWSSKDGQECVPFVVCSDPALSKELPVLSSFHSVNDRNAQTQFNHGHIVRDLQQKRLFLEQSGACCIVMPCHLSHVWHSEVSKGCSLPFLHVGDCVAMELSKADLRPLEAGSNVRIGVLATGATLKAGVYQEKLQSQGFEVVLPDQATMHHIILPAIEAFYRRDITGARNLLRIAVQVLLVRAVNTVILASDEMQGLLPHDDPLLKKCIDPMDALARSTIRWATSTEKADLEPSSIYYPTTEEVSAAIGTPMEGLFDGVDVVAKAMAFASAAAQGAPAETPIPSTEPSPIEEDAQTERVVKDGSSLVITPSSIPSSAIRRPDADLSSDERFKEVLEDSDDEPTMKKRVSDSDKEDSGEHETKALDIPEEPETVADITMPTAPIPATPATPVSATLAALTSTGPGPILTGVTAPSQFEVDSSSATIPDPTSEAAAFFTRFDQPEVNDLDPADFWGTRSSYVDFHDFRVPEECAPHLEGIYRSRGDFMRGFLFGRSAREHFLKLLGSVMNDIEHNSIDTISAEKILQWRAAVQELIRVGFAVEFMLDHLREIARAFFMKKVQPTVDVIDTRIEALKKEVTDLEGRRERLLSGVAGPNRFGDQTLISGLL encoded by the exons ATGACAATCTTGTTCCACATATTGAATTGCCCACCAGTTCTTCTAGGTAGAGTAAGTATGAATAAAACCCCGTACAGAAGAAGATCAAATTTATCTGTAGCTGTACAAATATCTTCAGTCTCCATACAAACTGATGATagtgaaaatttaattgaatcCAAGAAAATTTTGGGGTCAGGTATGGCTCTAAAAAGAAGTCAGACCCCAAATTCCCTGCTCAGACAACCAAATACAATTGGTGTCATTGGAGGGGTATCTGTTTATTCTACTCTAATTTTCTTGGAAAAGCTTGTCCGGTGGAGCTCTAAAGATGGACAAGAATGTGTACCTTTTGTTGTCTGCAGTGACCCAGCATTAAGTAAGGAGCTTCCTGTTCTTAGCTCATTTCATTCAGTCAATGATAGAAATGCTCAAACCCAATTCAATCATGGCCATATAGTTCGGGATCTGCAGCAAAAAAGGTTGTTTCTTGAGCAATCTGGAGCTTGTTGCATAGTCATGCCATGCCATCTATCACATGTGTGGCACAGTGAGGTTTCTAAGGGATGTTCACTACCCTTCCTTCACGTAGGTGACTGTGTTGCCATGGAGCTCAGCAAAGCAGATTTGAGGCCACTTGAAGCTGGAAGTAATGTGCGGATTGGGGTGCTTGCTACAGGTGCAACTTTAAAGGCTGGTGTTTATCAGGAAAAACTACAAAGTCAG GGTTTTGAGGTTGTGTTGCCAGACCAAGCAACCATGCATCACATTATACTTCCAGCAATTGAAGCATTTTACAGAAGGGACATTACAGGGGCTAGGAATCTTTTAAGAATTGCTGTCCAAGTTCTTTTGGTGAGAGCTGTGAACACTGTAATCCTTGCTTCTGATGAAATGCAGGGTCTTCTGCCTCATGATGATCCTCTTCTTAAGAAATGTATTGACCCCATGGATGCTTTGGCCAGGTCAACTATAAGATGGGCtacatctacagaaaag GCTGACCTCGAGCCTAGCTCCATTTATTACCCTACGACTGAGGAGGTCTCTGCTGCTATAGGCACACCCATGGAGGGTTTATTTGATGGGGTTGATGTGGTGGCTAAAGCCATGGCTTTTGCTTCTGCTGCTGCACAGGGGGCTCCTGCCGAGACCCCCATCCCTTCCACCGAGCCTAGTCCTATAGAGGAGGATGCCCAGACTGAGAGG GTAGTAAAGGATGGTTCTTCTCTGGTGATCACTCCTTCATCTATTCCTAGTTCTGCCATTCGTAGGCCCGATGCAGATCTGTCTTCTGATGAGAGATTTAAGGAAGTTCTTGAGGATTCTGATGATGAGCCTACCATGAAGAAGAGGGTCTCAGATTCCGACAAGGAGGACAGTGGTGAGCACGAGACCAAGGCTCTAG ATATCCCTGAGGAGCCTGAGACTGTAGCAGATATCACAATGCCTACAGCCCCCATTCCTGCCACACCTGCAACTCCTGTTTCTGCCACACTTGCAGCCCTCACTTCTACAGGTCCTG GTCCAATTCTTACTGGTGTAACTGCACCCTCTCAGTTTGAGGTAGACAGCAGCTCTGCTACAATTCCTGATCCCACGAGCGAGGCTGCAGCTTTCTTCACCCGCTTTGACCAGCCCGAGGTCAACGATCTTGATCCTGCGGACTTCTGGGGTACTAGGTCTTCTTATGTTGATTTTCATGACTTCAGGGTTCCTGAGGAATGCGCTCCCCATTTGGAGGGAATCTATAGGAGCCGTGGAGACTTCATGCGGGGGTTTCTTTTCGGTCGTTCTGCAAGAGAGCATTTCTTGAAGTTGTTGGGGAGCGTGATGAATGATATCGAGCATAACTCCATCGATACCATTTCTGCTGAGAAGATCTTGCAGTGGAGAGCCGCAGTTCAGGAGTTGATTAGAGTGGGCTTTGCTGTGGAGTTCATGTTGGACCATTTGCGAGAGATTGCTCGAGCCTTCTTCATGAAGAAGGTTCAACCTACTGTGGATGTTATAGACACGCGCATTGAGGCTTTGAAGAAGGAGGTGACAGACTTGGAGGGACGTCGTGAGCGCCTACTTTCTGGTGTTGCTGGACCCAACCGCTTTGGAGATCAGACCCTTATTTCTGGACTTTTATGA
- the LOC115974251 gene encoding uncharacterized protein LOC115974251: MSVTEQVFIFLHIIGHNVRFRVMGSRIYRSTETVHKYFKVVLRGVLKLYRALIRLRSEDTPPEIRNSRRFYPYFKDCVGAIDGTHVRASVPPEIQGRFRGRKDGTTQNVLAAISFDLKFTYVLDGWEGSAHDSRVLNDAFARTGGFSIPNGKFYLGDAGYGNKNGILSPYRSVRYHLKEFSDRPPENAQELFNLRHSSLRTTIE, from the exons ATGTCTGTTACGGAGCAAGTGTTCATTTTCTTGCACATTATTGGTCATAATGTGAGGTTTCGTGTAATGGGTAGTCGGATCTATAGATCAACTGAGACTGTTCATAAATACTTCAAGGTTGTCCTTAGGGGGGTCCTGAAATTATATAGAGCTCTAATAAGACTGCGTAGCGAAGATACACCTCCAGAGATAAGGAATAGCAGAAGGTTTTacccatattttaag GATTGTGTTGGAGCAATAGATGGTACACATGTTCGTGCATCTGTGCCACCTGAAATACAAGGAAGATTTCGTGGTCGCAAAGATGGAACCACGCAAAATGTGTTAGCTGCCATTAGTTTTGACTTAAAGTTCACTTATGTGTTGGATGGATGGGAAGGCAGTGCACATGATTCACGTGTATTAAATGATGCATTTGCTAGGACAGGGGGATTTTCAATTCCCAATG gtaaattttatcttggtgatgctgggtatggtaataaaaatggaatattgTCACCGTATCGAAGTGTACGATATCACTTAAAAGAGTTTAGTGATCGTCCTCCTGAGAATGCGCAAGAATTGTTCAACCTCCGACACTCTTCATTGAGAACTACCATTGAGTGA
- the LOC115973456 gene encoding uncharacterized protein LOC115973456: MSKGKEKVSGSKQFRWLPPMHEMMLKILTEEAGKGNKPSNTFRAGSFALVAKEITTHFGVECHPVFVENRMRTLRSMWATIQEFRKKSGFGWDENLKMITCDAKTYQEEVMAHRKHAEYLNKKIEFYDELAIVVGKDTATGGFAKSGVDIENEPDNGDSAEFVADNVKECVVEKGKNANESSTTGSGISKSRKRGRAASNADDSVLTDLSDQLKEIAVALKEINRGPVDYTTLYNEVMAMMTDGYSEDMLVTAFDHLCENEKTARGFLAKNARLRKLWLDGYFFSQI, encoded by the exons ATGTCAAAGGGCAAAGAAAAAGTTAGCGGCAGCAAGCAATTTAGGTGGCTGCCACCTATGCATGAGATGATGCTAAAGATACTTACAGAGGAGGCTGGAAAGGGCAATAAGCCCTCTAATACTTTTAGGGCCGGCTCCTTTGCTCTTGTAGCGAAGGAGATAACGACCCATTTCGGGGTTGAGTGCCACCCTGTATTTGTGGAGAACCGGATGCGGACTCTAAGGTCCATGTGGGCAACTATTCAAGAGTTTAGAAAGAAGAGTGGATTCGGTTGGGACGAAAATCTGAAAATGATAACTTGTGACGCTAAAACATACCAAGAAGAAGTTATG GCACATCGGAAGCATGCCGAGTAtctgaacaaaaaaattgagttttacgATGAATTAGCGATTGTGGTGGGAAAGGACACAGCCACAGGTGGCTTTGCTAAGTCCGGAGTGGATATCGAAAATGAGCCAGATAATGGGGATAGTGCAGAGTTTGTTGCAGATAATGTGAAGGAATGTGTGGTTGAAAAGGGGAAGAATGCAAATGAATCATCCACCACTGGGTCGGGAATTTCCAAGTCCCGCAAAAGAGGGCGTGCAGCTTCTAATGCTGATGATAGTGTGTTGACTGATCTGTCTGATCAACTGAAGGAAATAGCTGTCGCTCTGAAAGAAATTAATCGGGGTCCGGTAGATTATACAACTTTGTATAATGAGGTAATGGCTATGATGACGGATGGATATAGCGAAGATATGCTCGTTACTGCCTTCGATCATCTTTGTGAGAATGAGAAGACGGCACGTGGATTTTTAGCCAAGAATGCTAGGTTGAGGAAGCTGTGGTTAGAtggttattttttctcacaaatttgA